A window of Corallococcus macrosporus DSM 14697 contains these coding sequences:
- a CDS encoding DUF2381 family protein, which translates to MSVLAHAPGHLSPTRDGEHRRAPSSQSPADYLTQRGAPESGSLLDSAWPATSLPGNQCARRDRDLHQLLRSATAGEDVTVRIARGTLTTLTFDSNLGMKGVQLGGRESHFERVDENERLVSFKPKVDLVPGERLLLTVRFADGAAPSEVTFELIAAEGEADASVEVVRRTRSVEALQVELRELRAKYAALRDSSGNGGPEGMVLSGWLTQDIRVRRFDARVPPDNSSGLKVEDGVGYRTGKWALVAVRLRSQLGTRRWTLGEVKLSSVRGAPVKVLSVRMDRPQLAPGEEGLLLVRTEAPWWELGEELRLELKDKEGSGPLPLSGVVF; encoded by the coding sequence GTGAGCGTGTTGGCGCACGCTCCAGGTCACCTTTCTCCCACGCGAGATGGCGAACACCGCCGCGCCCCGTCCTCTCAGAGCCCCGCGGATTACCTCACGCAGCGTGGCGCGCCAGAATCCGGCTCGTTGCTGGACTCTGCGTGGCCTGCAACATCCCTTCCCGGCAACCAATGCGCTCGTCGCGACCGAGATCTCCATCAACTACTTCGCTCAGCAACAGCAGGTGAGGACGTGACGGTACGAATCGCGCGAGGAACGCTCACCACCCTCACCTTCGATTCGAACCTCGGCATGAAGGGCGTGCAGCTCGGAGGACGTGAGTCGCACTTCGAGCGAGTTGATGAGAACGAGAGGTTGGTCTCCTTCAAGCCGAAGGTCGACCTGGTGCCTGGGGAGCGGCTACTGCTCACCGTGCGCTTTGCGGATGGCGCTGCTCCGTCAGAAGTCACGTTCGAGCTCATCGCTGCCGAGGGGGAAGCGGATGCATCTGTAGAGGTGGTCCGCCGGACACGTTCCGTTGAGGCACTCCAGGTGGAATTGCGCGAGCTGCGGGCAAAGTACGCGGCGCTGCGAGACAGCAGTGGCAACGGGGGCCCAGAGGGAATGGTCCTTTCCGGTTGGCTCACTCAGGACATTCGGGTCCGGCGATTTGACGCGCGCGTTCCACCCGACAATTCGAGCGGCCTCAAGGTTGAGGATGGCGTGGGCTACCGCACCGGCAAGTGGGCGCTGGTGGCTGTTCGACTTCGCAGCCAATTGGGCACACGCCGCTGGACGCTGGGGGAAGTGAAGCTGTCGTCCGTCCGCGGAGCACCTGTGAAGGTGCTTTCGGTGCGCATGGACAGGCCGCAATTGGCGCCTGGCGAGGAAGGGCTCCTCCTTGTGCGCACCGAGGCCCCCTGGTGGGAACTGGGCGAGGAACTACGTCTCGAGCTGAAGGACAAGGAGGGCAGCGGCCCGCTGCCCTTGAGCGGAGTGGTTTTCTGA
- a CDS encoding transposase family protein, producing MPSVSSVRPARCAACGAASRPVGAPLGLHGHGSRSRQVRGPLDAGAPPVLVELRVRRYRCRACGVTQTVVPAEVLGRKLYSLAAIAWALALWGLESLSAAAVRRRVSPWDVVGPGSAGRWDALFRWAGEARHGTLLCCVRPAPADWTARAVAARAATTVAAFALAATGPPSLAACSFRGAERAH from the coding sequence ATGCCGTCCGTGTCGTCGGTACGTCCGGCTCGCTGCGCCGCTTGCGGCGCAGCGAGCCGCCCTGTGGGAGCACCCCTGGGGCTTCATGGGCATGGCAGCCGGAGCCGCCAGGTGCGCGGTCCGCTGGACGCTGGCGCGCCGCCCGTGCTCGTGGAGTTGCGCGTGCGCCGCTACCGCTGCCGTGCGTGCGGCGTGACGCAGACGGTAGTGCCCGCGGAGGTACTGGGCAGGAAGCTGTATTCGCTCGCGGCCATCGCCTGGGCGCTGGCCCTGTGGGGCCTTGAGTCGCTGTCGGCGGCGGCGGTACGCAGACGCGTGAGTCCGTGGGACGTGGTGGGGCCAGGGAGCGCTGGGCGCTGGGATGCCCTCTTCCGCTGGGCGGGGGAGGCCAGACACGGGACGCTCCTGTGCTGCGTGCGGCCGGCGCCCGCGGACTGGACGGCGCGAGCGGTGGCCGCACGAGCGGCGACGACAGTCGCCGCCTTTGCGCTCGCGGCGACGGGACCGCCCTCGCTGGCCGCTTGTTCGTTCCGGGGAGCCGAGCGCGCTCACTGA
- a CDS encoding DDE-type integrase/transposase/recombinase, with the protein MKSLTPKSHAEAVAVFRHGVIGVLTQAQMDRGQLASALESLAQQRFVPPGAKVSHCYSEATLERWYYAYKKRGLSGLAPRDRSDKGRAQQLSAAQRELLLDIRREYPSAAVTLILRTLVTDGRLEKDAVSATTVRRLFAEAGLDRVGMRDGSGTKTRLRWQAERPMALWHADVCHGPGLTVGGKSLPLRIHALLDDASRYVVALEAHHTEREVDMLGLMVRALRKHGPPDALYLDNGATYRGETLATACARIGTSLLHARPYDAPARGKMERFWRTLREGCLDFLGPVASLHDVNVRLCAFLDAHYHVTSHAALMGATPKTVFEAAPRAPDGFDEAKLRDALTTRTRRRVRRDTTVAVDGADYELDAGHLAGRLVHLCRCLVDLGEAPWAEFEGKRYTLHPVDAVRNARRKRPLRRPPVHDETYRPHPAFDPPLTLLDRAVGRPPRHRDAGES; encoded by the coding sequence ATGAAGAGCCTCACTCCGAAGTCCCACGCCGAGGCGGTGGCGGTGTTTCGCCACGGAGTCATCGGCGTCCTCACCCAGGCGCAGATGGACCGAGGCCAACTCGCCTCGGCGCTCGAGTCCCTCGCCCAGCAGCGCTTCGTGCCGCCGGGCGCCAAGGTGAGCCACTGCTACTCGGAGGCCACGCTCGAGCGCTGGTACTACGCGTACAAGAAGCGCGGCCTCTCAGGCCTCGCCCCGCGCGACCGCAGCGACAAGGGCCGCGCCCAGCAGCTCTCGGCGGCCCAGCGCGAGCTGCTGCTCGACATCCGGCGGGAGTACCCGTCCGCGGCGGTGACGCTCATCCTGCGCACGCTCGTCACCGATGGCCGGCTCGAGAAGGACGCCGTCTCGGCGACGACAGTGCGCCGCCTCTTCGCGGAAGCAGGACTCGACCGCGTCGGGATGCGCGACGGCAGCGGCACGAAGACGCGCCTGCGCTGGCAGGCCGAGCGCCCCATGGCCCTGTGGCACGCGGACGTGTGTCACGGGCCTGGACTCACCGTCGGGGGCAAGTCGCTGCCCTTGCGCATCCACGCGCTGCTGGACGACGCGAGTCGGTACGTCGTGGCGTTGGAGGCCCACCACACCGAGCGCGAGGTGGACATGCTGGGCCTCATGGTGCGCGCCCTGCGCAAGCACGGTCCACCGGACGCTCTCTACCTGGACAATGGCGCCACGTACCGGGGCGAGACGCTCGCCACCGCGTGCGCTCGCATCGGCACGTCGCTCTTGCACGCGCGGCCCTACGATGCCCCCGCCCGCGGGAAGATGGAGCGCTTCTGGCGCACGCTGCGCGAGGGCTGCCTCGACTTCCTCGGGCCCGTCGCCTCGCTGCACGACGTCAATGTCCGCCTCTGCGCATTCCTCGACGCGCACTACCACGTCACCTCGCATGCTGCCCTCATGGGCGCGACACCGAAAACCGTCTTCGAGGCCGCGCCCCGGGCGCCCGATGGCTTCGACGAAGCGAAGCTGCGCGACGCCCTCACCACCCGTACCCGCCGACGCGTGCGGCGCGACACCACCGTCGCTGTCGATGGTGCCGACTACGAGCTCGACGCAGGCCACCTCGCCGGGCGCCTCGTGCACCTGTGCCGCTGCCTTGTCGACCTGGGGGAGGCTCCCTGGGCCGAATTCGAGGGCAAGCGCTACACCCTCCACCCAGTCGACGCGGTGAGGAACGCGCGCCGCAAGAGGCCGCTGCGTCGGCCTCCCGTCCACGACGAGACGTACCGGCCACACCCCGCGTTTGACCCGCCCCTCACTCTCCTCGACCGCGCCGTCGGGCGTCCTCCTCGGCATCGCGATGCAGGTGAGTCATGA